One window of the Anopheles cruzii chromosome 2, idAnoCruzAS_RS32_06, whole genome shotgun sequence genome contains the following:
- the LOC128277935 gene encoding MOB kinase activator-like 4 — protein MKMADGSTILRRNRPGTKAKDFSSWPDEVFEEMDSTLAVQQYIQQMIKKDPSNVDQILTMPDGQDEGVWKYEHLRQFCMELNGLAVRLQTQCFPATCTQMTATEQWIFLCAAHKTPKECPAIDYTRHTLDGAACLLNSNKYFPSRVSIKESSVAKLGSVCRRVYRIFSHAYFHHRRIFNEFEEETSLCLRFTNFVTKYTLMSKENLIVPIPEGELTPGESEA, from the exons ATGAAGATGGCTGACGGTTCAACAATCCTGAGACGAAACAGACCAGGAACAAAAGCAAAG GATTTCTCCAGCTGGCCCGATGAGGTGTTCGAAGAGATGGACAGCACCCTCGCGGTGCAGCAGTACATCCAACAGATGATCAAAAAGGACCCATCCAATGTGGATCAAATACTCACGATGCCCGACGGCCAGGATGAGGGCGTTTGGAAGTACGAACATTTACG ACAATTCTGTATGGAACTGAACGGGCTAGCGGTTCGCCTACAGACGCAGTGTTTTCCTGCAACCTGCACGCAGATGACGGCCACCGAGCAGTGGATATTTCTGTGCGCTGCCCACAAAACACCAAAAGAGTGCCCGGCAATCGATTACACCCGTCACACGCTCGACGGGGCCGCGTGCTTGTTGAATAGTAATAAATATTTCCCCAGCAG GGTATCGATTAAGGAATCGTCGGTAGCGAAGCTAGGTTCGGTGTGCCGTCGCGTTTATCGAATTTTTTCGCACGCTTACTTCCATCACCGGCGAATATTCAACGAGTTCGAGGAGGAAACATCGCTCTGCCTGCGATTCACCAACTTCGTAACGAAATACACGCTCATGTCGAAGGAGAACCTGATCGTTCCGATCCCGGAGGGTGAGCTTACGCCGGGCGAAAGTGAAGCTTAA